The stretch of DNA ACGGTAATggcagtagtgttagcagtagcagcagtagtgttagcagtagtgtTAGCAACGGTAACGGCAGTAGTGTTAGCAGCAGTGTTAGCAGTAGTGTTAGCAATGGTAAcagcagtagtgttagcagtagtgttagcaacggtaacagcagtagtgttagcagtagcagcagtagtgttagcagtagcagcagtagtgttagcagtagcagcagtagtgttagcagtagtgttagcaacggtaacagcagtagtgttagcagtagcagcagtagtgttagcagtagcagcagtagtgttagcagtaacagcagtagtgttagcagcagtgttatcagtagtgttagcagtagtgttagcaacggtaacagcagtagtgttagcagtagtgttagcaacggtaacagcagtagtgttagcagtagtgttagcaatggtaacagcagtagtgttagcagtagtgttagcagcAGTGTTAGCAACGGTAAcagcagtagtgttagcagtagtgttagcaacggtaacagcagtagtgttagcagtagtgttagcaacggtaacagcagtagtgttagcagcAGTGTTAGCAACGGTAAcagcagtagtgttagcagtagtgttagcagtagtgttagcaacggtaacagcagtagtgttagcagtagtgttagcaacggtaacagcagtagtgttagcagtagtgttagcaacggtaacagcagtagtgttagcagtagtgttagcaacggtaacagcagtagtgttagcagtagtgttagcagtagcagcagtagtagtgacAACAATTAGTAGTAGCATTTGCAGTACCAGTACCTGCTAGTAGAAGTAGCAGAAACTAGTATCAGTAGTAATAACTAGTTGTAGAATTAGCAGTAGAACGGACTAATAGCAGCAGTAGGGATaactagtagtagcagtagtaacatactactagtagtagtagtagtagtagtagtagtagtagtacactagtacactagtactagtagtagtagtagtagtagtactagtagttcCATCATTAGCCCAGTAGTGCCAGATGTTTACCTGAGGCGTCTCCAGGGTCTGTGGGTCTTCGTAGGTGAGAGGTGAGGGCTCATTCACCTGGTCGttgttcttcttcctcttccaaCACAGAAGAGTACAAAGTAACCCTGAAAACAGAACGCCAGGTGAGTCACCTTCACTCCTTCACACCTTCACACCTTCACTCCTTCACTCCTTCACACCACTCAGGTTAAACCAGACTCACCTGTAATCACCAGGACCAGGACGCCGTTCAGGGCGAAGGAGCCGTAAACGACCAGCTGACCCGGACATCTGGTgcagctgtgctgctgctggttggaGTCGTTGGTGGATGGAGTGATGGGAACatctggaaaaagaaaagaaggaaagatGAACACAGAAAGCTGtaaagtgtttttctgtttgggGAAGTTACAAACATCCTGAGTAATGAAGAAGTCAGAGGTGTCCGGTCATTTCCTCTCAGGGTCTCGCAACCCAGATCTTCTATCTAATCTAGATCTTTGTAGATTATAAACTAGCGACTAACTTCATCAGAAACACCGGAGCAACGGTCAATATCTTtgtgatattttactaatatattCATGATATTTTACTTATATTCCACTTAAACATCCTGACAGACGAGCTCTCTAACCAGCCAGTTCTTTATATCTATTCATTCTAGAATACATAATACGCACTGACGCTAACGCGCTCTAGTTCTTATATAGTTGAAGTACGTATTCCAGCCTTCAGAATCCTGAACACAGAACGAATGAAAACCAGCGTACCGGCCTCCACCATGCAGACCTACGACCTTCAGTCTTTACACGTTTTCACTATTCTCCAACATTTAGAATGTGGTTAGAAACCAAACTGTGCTTTCCCTTTAAAccaagataataataaataatacacgcagcattaacaaaataaaagcatcagtTAAAGAGCCGGTTCTTACCTGAACGGAGGCGGAACGTTTCTACAATGGTGATGGTTTCACCTTTAATCTTGCTGCCACAGAAGTAGAGCCTGTGATCCTCCGCTGTGACGTTGGTGACATTCATCTGGTTCCCCATGGCGATGTATTTGGTTTGGTTGGTAAAGGTGTCGCAGTACCTGACACCATTGTGACCTGGATAAAAGGTTCTGGCGATGATCCCTTTGACCTGGCTGCGTATCTCAATGTACCAGTACACGTCTTTAGTGACATTCGAGCAGGTCAAGGTGGCGGTTTGACCCGTTGCCACCGTGACATTGGTCGGGATCTCGGCCTCGGCACACGACACCAGAACCAGCGAGAGGATCAACCAAAGAGGATCCATGATCAGAGACCAGAAGAGACCCGTCTGAAAGTGCTTCTGTCttcacggagagagagagaagagaagagtgtTCTTCACTTCCTCTGTCACAGAGTGAAGAAGTTGTTTTCAGACCTGAAACCACAAATACCAAGAAAGTTTCATCACACGTCTGACGGCCGGACGTGAACTGGATCCACCGCCGCCGCCTGCCCTCTGCAACAGGAAGCTGTGGCAGCGCTGTCGGGTTCACAGACCACGgatctaaagggactctgggaGGTCAATCAACCTGGAATACTAAAATATAAATACGTTATGAACTCACTCATTCACAAGAAAACAACTCTGACATTACAAAGTCTTACATTTACAATACAAACTGGAATgttctgagattataaagtcacacATTTGAGAGGAAATATTTagaatttctgagattaaagtcgtaaattaacgggaaaaaataaaaaaataattatgagaaaaaaatcaaaatgttccGAGATTAAAGTCGTTAATTTACGGGGAGAAgaaatcacaaatttacgagataaaaacttgaataaacctctgagattataaagagaaaaaaacaagcaaacaattttattatcacattttatctttttatttcagaataaaacaaactcaaactctcttattattattattattattattacataatataatataatatatttatatatatatatatatatatatataatataatatcatttattatcatcataCTTTCCTTCTTgagatgaattaataaataaagatggtTCATTAATAAATACTCAAAAAGCTGTTTGGCATCCCACGACTTCAAAGAGTCCTCTTAAAGTACTACTAGAACAGTAAACAGAAATAGAACCGACACGTATGAATGAAGTAAACACAGTACTGCAACATGAATATACAGAACAGTGCTTCATGTAGTACTTCAACCACAACAGTCCTGAGActtttcctacatttcccaagATGCAACTGAGCTGAACTTCTTAAAGAGacttagctgttagctgttagccatTAGCATCACCTATAGGCTTATAGTGTTAGAGCAGAACAGAGACGCAGCTATGAGCCGTTAGAACGTCTTTGAGCTGTTACATATCATAAAGAACTGATGAATAGTGTTAGAGCAGAACAGAGACGCAGCTATGAGCCGTTAGAACGTCTTTGAGCTGTTACATATCATAAAGAACTGATGAATAGTGTTAGAGCAGAACAGAGACACAGCTATGAGCCGTTAGAACGTCTTTGAGCTGTTACATATCATAAAGAACTGATGAATAGTGTTAGTGCAGAATACATGCACGCTGTCGTGCACGACGGCATGCACGCCGTCGTGCACCGGGGTTATAGTAGAACATAAGTAAATAACTAATAGAGCCAGAAGGGGGGGGGATCAGATTTTACAAGATTAAAGTCCGACATTGaccagaagaaaaaaatctaaagtttaccacaaaactcacaaatttaccagaaaaaaactaGAATATTCTCCGagattataaaatcataaatttaggagaaaaactgaaatactgttctttctcgtaaatgtaTTACCTTATAACATCGGAGAATAAGGacgtttttttctggtaaatttacgactttaatctggTAAATTAATCTGAATATTAACTTGATATAAAATAAGAACAGAGGAGCTTCAGATCTGCTCCAGAAGAACACGCtatgattattaatataatCTGTTCATGTTCATTTATCCAATAAAAAGACTTCAAAAAGAAACACTAAATATTAAACTGGTAATGATATGAACAGCTGCCATGTTAAGATACGTTTCTTCTACAGTTATTGATTATTAGAATTATCAAAAACTATATTTTCTGttaattaacttatttttttactacGGAGGCTTTTTCCTGCTCAGGTCAGGGATttataaattgtttttatttgactgaaataaagatatttatgtgtattatgtgtatatttatactCATgtagttttcattatttattttaatttaaatgttttatgtccTTTTTTTTCACGTTTTGGTAAAAAAACTTCTGTGTCAGTTTTAAAACTTCAAAGTGTCCTTCGTTTAGTGTTTTACAtattcataaatacataaataaatataaaagatatataAAAGGGACCTTCATCTGACTGTAAGTCACAATATCACTAAACATGTACCTCGCTTTATAGTAATAAAACATCAGAACTCAATAACTGGTCTGTCGTATGAAAGCAGCAGCAAGAtaaacttcagctttaaattaatgttaattattggaacctgccaaaatcaaaaataaatgaataattaaataaatgactcgataaataaataaataaataaatatgtcattaaataaagcaaacataatattaaaaataaagaaaaggatatttctattttaatttgcttctttgtttatttaactttgttttttaattccCTTATTGATTTACTCTTCTATTAGATTTCACCTTTTAttctataatttttttaatgtatttatttctttttgcatttttttatttatttgtttttgcaatttcttatttattttttacatttattaatgtacttttgcatttatttttatgtattaaattagttagcatttatttatttatttttcatgtattcatttatttttacatttatttatttatttttttgcatttatttttgcattttttttcttcattttatatGTATTCTTAAATTGATGTACATATTTACgtatttatgcttttttttaatcttgacTCAGATGAATATATGCTAGCTAgctatacataaataaatacaaaataaatgcaaaaaataaatgaataaataaatgaataaataaaaaataattaataataataaatagtaaataataacaaatacaagggaaaattaaataaaaagggaattaatacaaagataaataaataaagaagcaaattaaaacaaaaatatcaatttatgtcacattttgtcaattaattaatgactacattgattttgaatattattttactacatttaatgattatttatttatttattaatttatcgagtcattgatttatttattatttattttggcaggttctgtccttcATAAAACTGACGTTGTTTAGTGTTAATGGTCCTCATTAAATACAGCAGGTGTCTTTTTTTGACCACAACAAAggcagcgaagaagaagaagaagaagaagaagaagaagaagaaaaagaagaagaagaaaaagaagaagaagaagacgacgaCTGTTAACCGCTATCAGAACTCCGCTGTTAGAACTGGAGTTTAACGTTAAAGTTAAAGGGAGAGTCGAGATgtacctgaactatccctttaacgtTGAGTTATTCATGAGATGATAATAACAGAAGTCTTCATGGTGTATTGTTTTAAACCAGCAGCTACATGTatatcagagagagaagaggaggaagcagaACCATGAGGAAGGAGGTCGGTGTTACCGCGGTGATTCCTCTCGATGATTCAACTCGATCTGCAACACAAACAACCACCATACACtataatctatatatatatacactgtatattatatatatcattaacAGAACATGAGCAGCAGGGGGCAGCGTCACACCACactgcattatatatatatatacttaaatGTAATAATCATTTCTATGGAGGAAGgaactaaatgaataaatgtcattaaatataccaaaaataatataaaaataaaagtagcctttaattaattgattaaatgttttaatttgcttctttatctttctattaattcccttatttatttactcttgtttaattttcccttttatttatttatgtatttatttttagatttatttgttttgcacttatttttatttattctacatttctttttaaatgtatgtattcatttatgtatttatttttatattttgttttatgtatttatttatttttgcatttatttatttttaatattattttgctacatttaatgacatatttatttatttatcaagtcatttatttatttattttaacattatttttactAGATTTAATGacaaattt from Sebastes umbrosus isolate fSebUmb1 chromosome 24 unlocalized genomic scaffold, fSebUmb1.pri SUPER_24_unloc_2, whole genome shotgun sequence encodes:
- the LOC119484158 gene encoding uncharacterized protein LOC119484158 is translated as MDPLWLILSLVLVSCAEAEIPTNVTVATGQTATLTCSNVTKDVYWYIEIRSQVKGIIARTFYPGHNGVRYCDTFTNQTKYIAMGNQMNVTNVTAEDHRLYFCGSKIKGETITIVETFRLRSDVPITPSTNDSNQQQHSCTRCPGQLVVYGSFALNGVLVLVITGLLCTLLCWKRKKNNDQVNEPSPLTYEDPQTLETPQYEEIQLRSPPPASPPPECIYYKAQRPRPTTSPHH